A region from the Nonlabens sp. YIK11 genome encodes:
- a CDS encoding DUF6428 family protein → MKLSQFTEQLSNLNRISFQLEDGTEVPGHFHVTEVGKVHRHFIDCGGKEREETVVNFQLWNANDYDHRLHPEKLAQIVALSKERLNLPDAEIEVEYQAGTIGKYGLEFKEGRFVLTNKQTACLAEDACGIPNQKTAVTEPGRSEKPKIKFSELQANSCAPGSGCC, encoded by the coding sequence ATGAAACTATCCCAATTTACAGAACAACTTAGTAATCTTAACCGTATCAGCTTTCAGCTGGAAGATGGAACAGAAGTTCCTGGTCATTTTCATGTAACCGAAGTTGGTAAAGTGCACCGTCATTTTATCGATTGTGGTGGCAAGGAACGTGAGGAAACGGTGGTGAATTTCCAATTATGGAACGCTAATGATTATGATCATAGATTACATCCAGAGAAGCTGGCTCAAATTGTAGCATTGTCAAAAGAGCGTTTGAACCTACCAGATGCCGAAATAGAAGTAGAGTATCAAGCTGGTACCATAGGCAAATACGGTCTTGAATTTAAAGAAGGTCGTTTTGTTCTTACCAACAAACAAACAGCTTGCCTTGCCGAGGATGCCTGCGGAATTCCAAATCAAAAAACAGCAGTCACTGAGCCAGGCCGAAGTGAAAAACCAAAAATCAAATTCTCTGAATTACAAGCCAACTCCTGCGCACCAGGCTCTGGTTGTTGCTAA
- a CDS encoding OmpA family protein, translating to MKHLATYLFTICFVATTAAQLTVQHSIYFDLDKYDFKSSELQAFESFFNDLIYLPILEVEILGYCDDRGTLEYNQKLSENRVETVAMWLLDHDINMMNIYKQVAGKGEVALADASNRMEIIQTRARNRRVDVTFTLQEPAASRLAMRTLQKSQLTPDQKAVIDEYEEKVIYQVRKKKSSADLITIDDLEEYIEVPTSISPPVNGREEPFRSLLRKNIETDEVIILKDIHFLRGRSTLNPESIPLMKRVIEILVARPNIHFEIRGHVCCINPMFDDALDRNTMRSDLSYARAKLIYNILSEYGVDPSRMSFAGYGRTKPLGGSDKDDRRVELYITKVD from the coding sequence ATGAAACACCTTGCCACATATCTATTTACCATATGTTTTGTGGCAACCACTGCGGCTCAACTCACCGTGCAGCACAGCATTTATTTTGATCTTGATAAATATGATTTCAAGAGCAGCGAGCTTCAAGCATTTGAATCCTTTTTCAATGATTTGATCTATCTGCCTATTCTAGAGGTAGAGATTCTAGGCTATTGTGACGATCGCGGCACACTGGAATACAATCAAAAGCTATCAGAAAATAGAGTGGAAACCGTAGCCATGTGGCTGCTGGATCACGATATCAACATGATGAACATCTACAAGCAGGTGGCTGGAAAAGGTGAGGTAGCGCTGGCAGATGCCAGCAATCGCATGGAAATCATCCAGACCAGAGCTCGCAACAGGCGAGTAGATGTAACTTTTACACTTCAAGAGCCTGCAGCCAGTAGGCTTGCCATGCGTACCCTTCAAAAGAGCCAACTCACACCAGATCAAAAAGCCGTGATTGATGAATATGAGGAAAAAGTAATTTATCAAGTGCGCAAGAAAAAGAGTAGTGCTGACTTGATCACCATTGACGATCTGGAAGAATACATTGAGGTTCCCACAAGTATAAGTCCGCCAGTGAATGGTAGGGAAGAACCTTTTAGGTCATTATTACGCAAGAACATTGAGACTGACGAGGTCATCATTCTTAAAGACATTCATTTCTTGAGAGGTAGATCCACATTGAATCCAGAATCCATCCCATTGATGAAGAGAGTGATTGAGATACTTGTAGCGCGTCCAAACATCCATTTTGAGATACGCGGCCATGTGTGCTGCATCAATCCCATGTTTGACGACGCACTGGATCGCAACACCATGAGATCAGACTTGTCATATGCTAGGGCAAAATTAATTTACAATATTCTGTCAGAATATGGAGTCGATCCCAGTCGCATGTCATTTGCGGGTTATGGCCGCACAAAACCTTTAGGTGGTAGCGATAAGGACGACCGTCGTGTAGAATTGTATATCACAAAAGTGGACTAA
- a CDS encoding ArsR/SmtB family transcription factor — MGTTKTSVFSKELNEVAAFAKAISHPARVAIIQHLLSRQTCVCGDLVDEIDLAQATISQHLKALKEIGIIKGSVEGTSTCYCMNMERWNALKSQLESQLLSVEHCSIDCC; from the coding sequence ATGGGAACTACCAAAACATCCGTTTTTTCTAAAGAGCTTAATGAGGTGGCCGCTTTCGCGAAAGCGATATCACATCCAGCTCGTGTAGCTATTATTCAGCATTTATTAAGTCGACAGACCTGCGTTTGTGGCGATCTTGTGGATGAGATTGATCTTGCTCAAGCTACCATCTCGCAACACCTCAAGGCGCTTAAGGAAATAGGCATCATTAAAGGAAGCGTAGAAGGTACCAGCACTTGTTATTGCATGAATATGGAACGCTGGAACGCTTTAAAAAGTCAGCTGGAGTCCCAATTATTAAGCGTCGAGCATTGCTCTATTGATTGTTGTTAA
- a CDS encoding S41 family peptidase codes for MASTSHKIKRQILVPVLGAVFFLSLASFKNDFFEIAKQIEIFTEMYKQLNMNYVDETNPAQLMDDAIEGMLSDLDPYTTFWTEQEVERAKINSRGEFTGIGANVSSRADKLIIVEPWKDYPADKAGLKAGDEIIVIDGVKVSDYDENAGQLLEGSADTQVEVTYLRQGKEMKATLKRAAVEIKAVPFFEMATPSIGYVVLSKFNEKASRETKEAIKQLKEQGATKIILDLRGNPGGLLSEAVNVSNLFIEKDKLITSTQSSIEKFNRTYLTKRNAFDADIPLAVLINGRSASASEIVSGSVQDYDRGVVIGARSFGKGLVQRPKELSYGTQVKITISRYYTPSGRCIQALDYWNRDADGNAVRTKKEDYKAFKTVNSGRTVYDGGGVDPDIKLASAAYSPITTSLLRENAIFDYATQYYYAHQYDDLEKIQLTDADFNDFIAWVEARGFDFETVTESAFAKAYKTAVNEELDDDIATSYKGMMQAIQNAKKKDMRDKKEELMSLLTDEIVKRYFYREGLYNYQLKFSPEIQEAIKVLNDETRYRKILS; via the coding sequence ATGGCATCTACTTCTCACAAGATCAAAAGACAAATTCTGGTTCCGGTTTTAGGGGCTGTATTTTTTCTATCACTAGCCAGTTTCAAAAATGACTTTTTTGAAATCGCCAAGCAGATCGAAATCTTTACAGAGATGTATAAGCAGCTCAACATGAACTATGTAGATGAAACCAATCCTGCGCAACTCATGGATGACGCGATAGAAGGAATGTTATCAGATCTAGATCCGTACACCACTTTCTGGACAGAGCAAGAAGTAGAACGTGCCAAGATCAATTCGCGTGGCGAGTTTACCGGTATAGGTGCTAACGTGAGTTCCAGAGCAGACAAACTCATTATAGTGGAGCCCTGGAAAGATTATCCAGCAGATAAAGCTGGTCTTAAAGCTGGTGACGAAATCATCGTCATTGACGGTGTCAAGGTTTCGGATTATGACGAGAACGCAGGCCAATTGTTAGAAGGATCTGCAGATACTCAAGTGGAAGTAACTTATTTAAGACAAGGCAAGGAGATGAAGGCCACCCTCAAAAGGGCTGCGGTAGAAATAAAAGCAGTGCCGTTTTTTGAGATGGCTACACCTAGCATAGGCTATGTTGTGCTTTCCAAATTCAACGAAAAAGCTTCCAGAGAGACTAAAGAGGCCATCAAACAGCTTAAAGAACAGGGCGCGACTAAAATTATCCTGGACTTAAGAGGTAATCCAGGCGGCTTGCTGAGCGAAGCGGTCAATGTTTCCAATCTTTTTATTGAAAAGGACAAGCTCATCACCAGCACGCAATCCAGTATAGAGAAATTCAACAGGACGTACCTCACAAAACGCAACGCCTTTGATGCAGACATACCGCTAGCTGTTTTGATCAATGGCCGCAGTGCGAGTGCCAGTGAGATCGTGAGTGGTAGCGTCCAGGATTATGATCGTGGAGTGGTGATAGGTGCGCGCAGTTTTGGAAAAGGTCTCGTCCAGCGTCCCAAAGAATTGAGTTATGGAACGCAAGTGAAAATTACCATTTCTAGATATTACACGCCCAGCGGTCGTTGCATACAGGCTTTGGATTACTGGAACCGCGATGCAGATGGCAATGCGGTAAGAACTAAAAAAGAAGACTACAAAGCTTTTAAAACGGTCAACAGCGGTCGTACCGTTTATGATGGTGGTGGCGTGGATCCAGATATCAAATTAGCAAGTGCCGCCTATTCACCTATTACCACATCCTTACTGCGTGAAAATGCCATTTTTGACTACGCCACACAGTATTATTACGCTCATCAATACGATGATCTTGAAAAGATCCAACTTACTGATGCAGATTTCAATGATTTTATCGCTTGGGTAGAAGCTCGTGGATTTGACTTTGAGACGGTTACGGAGTCCGCTTTCGCGAAAGCGTACAAAACAGCTGTCAATGAAGAACTTGATGACGACATTGCCACCAGTTATAAAGGCATGATGCAGGCCATTCAAAACGCCAAAAAGAAAGACATGCGTGACAAAAAAGAAGAGCTCATGTCCCTTCTTACCGATGAAATCGTGAAGCGCTATTTCTATCGTGAAGGATTGTACAACTACCAGTTAAAATTTAGTCCAGAGATTCAAGAGGCCATTAAAGTATTGAATGACGAGACCAGATACCGCAAGATTTTGAGCTAA